A single Lolium perenne isolate Kyuss_39 chromosome 6, Kyuss_2.0, whole genome shotgun sequence DNA region contains:
- the LOC127307150 gene encoding serine/arginine-rich splicing factor RSZ21A produces MARVYVGNLDPRATAREIEDEFRTFGVLKSVWVARKPPGFAFIDFDETRDAKDAIRELDGKNGWRVELSTKSGSGRGRERESRGSDMKCYECGESGHFARECRLRIGSGGLGSGRRRSRSPRRSRSRSPRYRRSPSYGRRSYSPRDRSPRKRSYSRSPPPARRSPPPPRARSISRSPPPPRARSISRSPPPPRARSISRSPPPPRARSISRSPPRARERSYSRSPAQPPQREESPYANNA; encoded by the exons ATGGCTCGCGTCTACGTGGGGAATCTGGATCCGCGCGCGACTGCGCGCGAGATTGAGGACGAGTTCCGCACCTTTGGGGTTCTGAAGAG TGTGTGGGTTGCTAGAAAACCACCAGGATTTGCTTTCATTGACTTTGATGAGACCAGGGATGCAAAAGACGCAATTCGTGAATTGGATG GTAAGAATGGATGGAGAGTTGAGCTGTCAACCAAATCTGGCAGCGGCCGTGGCCGAGAACGTGAATCTCGAGGTTCTGACATGAAGTGCTATGAATGTGGTGAAAGTGGCCACTTTGCACGCGAATGTCGGCTACGGATTGGTTCTGGGGGTCTGGGTAGTGGAAGGCGCCGCAGCCGAAGCCCAAGGCGCAGCCGTAGCCGTAGCCCAAGATATCGTAGGAGCCCAAGCTATGGTAGAAG GAGCTACAGCCCACGGGATCGGTCTCCCAGGAAGCGAAGTTACAGCAGATCACCACCGCCTGCCCGCAGGTCTCCACCGCCTCCTCGTGCGCGTAGTATCAGCAGGTCTCCGCCGCCTCCCCGCGCACGTAGCATCAGCAGGTCTCCGCCGCCTCCCCGCGCACGTAGCATCAGCAGGTCACCACCACCTCCCCGCGCCCGAAGCATCAGCAGGTCACCGCCGCGCGCCCGCGAGCGGAGCTATAGCAGGTCCCCTGCACAGCCACCCCAGCGCGAAGAGTCCCCTTATGCAAATAATGCCTGA